In the Helianthus annuus cultivar XRQ/B chromosome 11, HanXRQr2.0-SUNRISE, whole genome shotgun sequence genome, one interval contains:
- the LOC110891085 gene encoding uncharacterized protein LOC110891085 isoform X3, giving the protein MDNEKMNALRKLIPDLYKQHAYVKLCKNSGGRRWHLAMTLNSSLESKLQSAAPLGERILLVKSIRMLNRLKGTLHNGHQLQLTRPNCSL; this is encoded by the exons ATGGATAATGAGAAGATGAATGCCTTACGAAAACTGATTCCAGATTTATATAAG CAGCATGCTTATGTAAAATTATGCAAAAATTCAG GCGGAAGGCGTTGGCATTTGGCAATGACACTAAATTCGTCGCTGGAATCTAAGTTACAAAGTGCAGCACCCCTTGGGGAG AGAATCCTGCTGGTGAAGTCGATACGGATGCTAAACCGTTTAAAAG GCACTCTGCACAACGGTCA CCAGCTACAACTCACAAGACCCA actgtaGCTTGTAG
- the LOC110887327 gene encoding uncharacterized protein LOC110887327, with amino-acid sequence MHFHKSRGVRRLYKPTPYHPRIHSTPSHTLRHYEPVQVPNTFHHSRHLSHTRNTFSGHSHYGKLPEHRGERKQLLSSPKHVAGDRSASRKTSTVSFSSDNRSCSFSWIFQSYSCITYKKSQRNQC; translated from the exons ATGCATTTCCATAAGTCGCGAGGTGTGAGAAGGCTATATAAACCGACACCTTATCACCCTCGAATCCACTCTACACCATCGCATACTCTTCGACACTACGAACCTGTTCAAGTCCCAAACACCTTTCACCACTCTCGACATCTCTCACACACTCGCAACACCTTTTCGGGTCATTCGCACTACGGGAAGCTACCGGAACACCGCGGAGAACGGAAACAACTACTGAGCTCGCCGAAGCATGTTGCCGGAGATCGGAGTGCAAGCCGGAAAACCTCCACGGTTTCTTTCAGTTCG GATAATCGCTCTTGTTCGTTCTCTTGGATTTTCCAATCTTACTCGTGCAttacttacaagaaatcgcaacgcaatcaat gttga
- the LOC110891085 gene encoding uncharacterized protein LOC110891085 isoform X4 → MDNEKMNALRKLIPDLYKQHAYVKLCKNSGGRRWHLAMTLNSSLESKLQSAAPLGERILLVKSIRMLNRLKGTLHNGHQLQLTRPNCI, encoded by the exons ATGGATAATGAGAAGATGAATGCCTTACGAAAACTGATTCCAGATTTATATAAG CAGCATGCTTATGTAAAATTATGCAAAAATTCAG GCGGAAGGCGTTGGCATTTGGCAATGACACTAAATTCGTCGCTGGAATCTAAGTTACAAAGTGCAGCACCCCTTGGGGAG AGAATCCTGCTGGTGAAGTCGATACGGATGCTAAACCGTTTAAAAG GCACTCTGCACAACGGTCA CCAGCTACAACTCACAAGACCCAACTGTATTTAA
- the LOC110891085 gene encoding uncharacterized protein LOC110891085 isoform X2 yields the protein MDNEKMNALRKLIPDLYKHAYVKLCKNSGGRRWHLAMTLNSSLESKLQSAAPLGERILLVKSIRMLNRLKGTLHNGHQLQLTRPSYNSQDPTVFNIRQKRISKIRPVLKFES from the exons ATGGATAATGAGAAGATGAATGCCTTACGAAAACTGATTCCAGATTTATATAAG CATGCTTATGTAAAATTATGCAAAAATTCAG GCGGAAGGCGTTGGCATTTGGCAATGACACTAAATTCGTCGCTGGAATCTAAGTTACAAAGTGCAGCACCCCTTGGGGAG AGAATCCTGCTGGTGAAGTCGATACGGATGCTAAACCGTTTAAAAG GCACTCTGCACAACGG TCACCAGCTACAACTCACAAGACCCAGCTACAACTCACAAGACCCAACTGTATTTAACATTCGTCAAAAACGGAtatccaaaatccgacccgttttgaaattcGAATCCTAA
- the LOC110891085 gene encoding uncharacterized protein LOC110891085 isoform X1: protein MDNEKMNALRKLIPDLYKQHAYVKLCKNSGGRRWHLAMTLNSSLESKLQSAAPLGERILLVKSIRMLNRLKGTLHNGHQLQLTRPSYNSQDPTVFNIRQKRISKIRPVLKFES, encoded by the exons ATGGATAATGAGAAGATGAATGCCTTACGAAAACTGATTCCAGATTTATATAAG CAGCATGCTTATGTAAAATTATGCAAAAATTCAG GCGGAAGGCGTTGGCATTTGGCAATGACACTAAATTCGTCGCTGGAATCTAAGTTACAAAGTGCAGCACCCCTTGGGGAG AGAATCCTGCTGGTGAAGTCGATACGGATGCTAAACCGTTTAAAAG GCACTCTGCACAACGG TCACCAGCTACAACTCACAAGACCCAGCTACAACTCACAAGACCCAACTGTATTTAACATTCGTCAAAAACGGAtatccaaaatccgacccgttttgaaattcGAATCCTAA
- the LOC110891085 gene encoding uncharacterized protein LOC110891085 isoform X5 → MDNEKMNALRKLIPDLYKQHAYVKLCKNSGGRRWHLAMTLNSSLESKLQSAAPLGERILLVKSIRMLNRLKGTLHNGHEYRST, encoded by the exons ATGGATAATGAGAAGATGAATGCCTTACGAAAACTGATTCCAGATTTATATAAG CAGCATGCTTATGTAAAATTATGCAAAAATTCAG GCGGAAGGCGTTGGCATTTGGCAATGACACTAAATTCGTCGCTGGAATCTAAGTTACAAAGTGCAGCACCCCTTGGGGAG AGAATCCTGCTGGTGAAGTCGATACGGATGCTAAACCGTTTAAAAG GCACTCTGCACAACGGTCACGAGTACCGGAGTACGTAA